ATCGATCGTGGATTCTTCTTTAACAACAAGGACGGGCTTTTCAACCACGACGGTTTTGGTGATTTCGCGTGGTTTATCCGGACCCTGTTGAGTTTGAACTTTCGCATTCTCGCGCATTGTTGCAAGACCCGGCGCCGGATCTTTTTGATATTCGCCACAAGCGGCCGTGAAGAGGCTAAGGGCAATTACTGGGATGAGGTTAGGCATGTGTTTCATTGTTTCGTCTCCTCTTATCGAGCGCTCACGCGAGTCAGTTCAAATGGATAAAGCACATCGACGTTAACTTGTCCTACCGGACGAGGGAATTGCCATGTTTTCATTCTTTGTAGCATGCAGTTTTCAACCATGCGCGAGCCCAAGGAAGACTCGGCAACTTTGGCTGTTGTGATGCGACCGGAAGCGCCGATCACGAAGCTGACTGCGACACGACCTCCGATAGAAGGTTGTGCCTGCAAACCTTTTTCATAACAGTAAGTGATTTGGCCTTTGTTGCGGTTGATGACAGCGATGATTTGATCCTGATCCAGACCACCTTCAACCGAGACTTCTTCGTCCAAAGGAAGACTGACTGCAGAGGTACCGCCAACTAAAGAGATCTTGCCGTAACCAGCACGACCACCACCGGAACCGCGAGTTCCGTAGCCACCAGCGCCTTGGGCACGGGCGCCTTCACCCGCAGAACCTGCGATCAAAGCATTGCCGGTCATATAGCCACGAGCACCACCGCGGCCTGCATTGCCAATACCGCCACCACCTGCGCCAGTTCCTGCGGCGCGGATGTTTTTCAAGGACTGCATATCTAAACCTTCTGCGCCTTTATGGCCGTTTTTCAATCCGCCCAATGCCGCAAGGGCACCGACACGGCGAACGTCACGGGCTTGAGCCGTGTTGACTTTGTAAGGTTTGGTTTTCAGTTTCTGCGCAACGGGGCGATAGACCTTGTTGCTTTTTTGGATTTTCGTTTTAGAAACTTTCACTGTGGGACGAGCTTTGGGCTCGGGTTTTACGATGGGCTCTTGAGGCAGCATGATCGTCACCAAAGGTGGCTCTTGCTTTTTCATGAAATAGTTTGTGTAGACCCAAGATCCCAGTAGAAGGAAAAAGATCACAGCCAAGTGGCTGGCCGTGGTTTTTTGTAAGATGGTTTTAAGTTTTTCTTCGTCGTTTTCTTCAGGCAGGGTGTGAGTGGGACTGTTTTTTACCGCCGCATTGGGGAAGGCTCTTAAACGCCCCAAACCTTGCAACTCAAAGCCTTCTTCAGAAAGTTCTGAGATATCGATTTGTTTTAAAAGGGTGTAGGCGACTTTGTTTTCGTCAAGGGCTTGAAGATCAGCGAACGCTTCGATACGACGATTTTCTTTCAGGTATATAAGGTTCAATGTTTGCGCCTGTACCGCGAAAGTGCGAACCTTTTGCCCCAGTGTGTTTTCAAGAATCAGAAGTTTCGCTGCGTTCATATGTCTTTCTGCCTTCTAGTTACGTTCGGCTTCTTTTGCCTGACGATCGCTAAAGTGCGTTCGTCCTTTCAAAAGATCATCCAACAGTTTATCGTTCTCGACCGTTGCGGCAGTACCCATGGAACTTTGGTACTTACCTCTCAGCGTGGACCCGTTGAATTTGAACGAGGTTCCTAGCTGAGATTTTTTGGTAGGGGATTTCACAGTTCTTACATCTTTTCCCGCTGCCGCCGACACTTCGGTCGTTAACAGAGATAGCAAAACCAGGGCCAAAGAAATTACTGATTTCATAAGCTTTTTCCCTTCTGAAGATGGCTTATACGCGCTTCCAAGTAAGAAGGCATAAGGGGATGGCCAATTTTTGTCTCGATCAGTTTCAAATTTTCAATTTCACGGATATTGGCAGGGTCTTCTGCAACAGATTTGCGGGCAGAGGCCAAGTCACGTGACGAAAAGGGCCTTTCATCCAAGGCGTCTTCCAGGGCGGATTTCATGGCTCCTTTCCCTGGGATTTGATTGAGCAAGGTCAACTCGCGAGCCAAAAGGGGGCGAAGTTCTGCGCGCGCGATTTTGTAGTCTCGGATGATTTGCGCCAGGGCTGGGGACTTATTCCAAATTTCCTGTTGTTTCTGTTGCGCCACACGCGCTTTGAATAAGAAGGGTTTCGACTGAGCCTTCAACAACGAGACGTATTGATTTTGTTCTTGGGGTGTCAAATGAGCTGGCAAGGGAAGTCCCGCTAAATCGCGAACCATGCGTTCGTTTTCTGACGAGACGAGATTCAAGGACATCATTTGTGCCGTCACATCTTTCAACGTCAAACTTTCAGCCAGGATTTTGTCAGCCTTTTTGAGAAGGGCAACACGCTCGGCGATGGTTTTTTGCAGCAAACGGTCTTTGCTGGCGTTAAGCTGATGGCCGGAGATAGAGGCCTTGGTCTGCAGCACTTTCTCATAAAAATCCTGCTTTTTAATGAAAAGAGGTGCGGACTGTTTACGCAGTTCTTTCATTTCCAAAACTGATTTTAGCGCCGTCGCATTTTCATTTTTTGCATATACCAGAAGGACTGTTTCATTTAAAAGGGCCGGACGTTGTTTAAGCTCTGCCGCCTGCGCTTTTAGTTCCTTCACGGGATTTTCGGAAGTTAAGACCAAGCGAGAACGGACAACCAAAGCTCGTTCGCCGCGAAGGCCTGCTGCCAGAGATTTGTGATAGTGTTTAGAGGCATTAAGACCCGCAAGATCCGCTAAAGTGCCCAGACGGAATTCTTTTTCTTTCTCTGAAATCTTCGCAAGATCCATGCGTAAGGCCGTCGCATAGGCGTTTCTGAAATCCAATTTTTTCTCGTAGAATCCTGTCAGTTGTTCCAGGGCATTTTCGCGTTGAACAGCCGTCAAACCGGGAACAGCCATCAGGGACGAAAGGGCATTCACGTAGATTTTTTCTTCATCCAACTTCTTGGCTAGGACCGCTTGATTGTTAAAGAAAAGAATCTTTTCCTGATTATTTGCGTTTTTCACTTTGTCTGCGTCCAGGCTGTTTAAAGCCTTTTGCAAATCCGACTTCGTCGATTTGGAATCGTTTGCGGTGCGAGCCACACGGTTCATTAAAGATTTAAGTGCGATACTTTCAAATTCAGGACGAGCGGAAGGGAAGATTTCAGAATAGTCCCAAGCAAGCTCTTCCAGGACCTTTTCATTCTTCATTTGAGCCAAAGCATCCAAGGAAAGGTCGGCGGATTTTTTACGCAGATCTGCGGTGCCGGATTTGTCTTTGGCTAATTCTTCGAATGATTCAGCGGCATCCGCAAATTTCTTTTGCGTGTAGCTTAAGTAAGCTAATTGATATTTCACCTCGAACGATTTCGCGTCACGTGGAGCATATTTCAAGTAGTGCAGATAAGCTTCACGTTGTAACTGCGGATTCTTGGATTTTTCCGCGGCGGAAACCTCATGCAAAAGAGCTTCATTGCGCTCTTTTTGCGAAAATTGTCGGCTTTCACTGACCGTGCGATAAAGTGCCACAGCGATCGGGAAGTTATTCATTTCCATCGCCACCGAGGCCCCTCGTTGAGTCATCTCCATGTCGGCCGGGAAGGTTTTGTTATAAGTGATGTAAGCACTCATCAAATCCTGGTCGGGCTTAAGCTTTTTTGAACGATGAAGTTCCGTTACATAACGTTTCATCGATTTTTGGAGCTCAGCACACTTGTCGCCAGAGCAACCGGCTTTCTGCAAAGCCGCTGCGGCCTTTGAGAATTCTGAAACGGATTCCGAGGTCTGCCCGCGGTCATAGTTGATTTGCGCTAGTTGAATAGAGGCTTCGATACGCTCTTCTTTGGAAAGAGCACTGTGCGCCATGTAGCGGCTCATGATTTCCTGAGCGGCTTTCTTCTGACCGATGCGGTCAGTCTCTTTGGCAAAATAAAGAAGTAGATCTTTGCGTTTGTCTTCGGGAGTCAGATTTTCAAATTTAGAAATTTCCCGGGTCGTGACATCTTGTTTTGTATAGAACATGGCAAGGTCACGCAAAATATCTGTGTGAAAAGGCGCATCGTATTTAGAGCCCTCTTCCGTTTCACGAGTGATCGCGGCAGGGTCCTTAAGCAGATCCTCTAGCGTCGCAATCGCAGACTTAAGATTGTCGGTATTGAAGTCACACCAGGCGACATTATAAATCGTCAAATAACGATTTTCCAAAGTCTTGTCTTTTAAAGCGATTTGATAGTTTTCTTTAGCGTTAACAAAGCGCCCTTTTTGAAAAAGAAGATCCCCCAGTCCTACGTGAGAACGAATCACGATGTCCCGGTTGATGTTTTTCTTTTTGGCATCTTTAATGATGTTTTCATAAAGAGCGATGGCTTTGTCGGCCTGACCCGCCATCTCGTAAAGATGGGCTAATTGGAAAAGAATAGGGCCGTGCTCGTTTAATTTCACTTCGGACAAAAGCATTTCGTAAATTTTGATGGCTTTTTGGCGATCCTCTTTAGAGCCTTTGCAGCCCTCGCAATTGGCTTCCACTTCGAGCATGAAACGGGTCCGAGCACGCTCGGAAAGAAGGTCGGCAAGGCGTTGTTGGCTGGCAAGCCAGGCGGGATCGGATTTATCCAATGCGGATAAAACACGTTCCATTTTTTTGATAACGAGATCCTGAGTGCCTGCCGCCATTTTTTCGGCAAACGCCGGAGGAGTACTCAAAATACCGCCCAAAAATGCTCCAAGAACTAGGATGTCGTTAAGT
The sequence above is a segment of the Bdellovibrio sp. ArHS genome. Coding sequences within it:
- a CDS encoding AgmX/PglI C-terminal domain-containing protein; the encoded protein is MNAAKLLILENTLGQKVRTFAVQAQTLNLIYLKENRRIEAFADLQALDENKVAYTLLKQIDISELSEEGFELQGLGRLRAFPNAAVKNSPTHTLPEENDEEKLKTILQKTTASHLAVIFFLLLGSWVYTNYFMKKQEPPLVTIMLPQEPIVKPEPKARPTVKVSKTKIQKSNKVYRPVAQKLKTKPYKVNTAQARDVRRVGALAALGGLKNGHKGAEGLDMQSLKNIRAAGTGAGGGGIGNAGRGGARGYMTGNALIAGSAGEGARAQGAGGYGTRGSGGGRAGYGKISLVGGTSAVSLPLDEEVSVEGGLDQDQIIAVINRNKGQITYCYEKGLQAQPSIGGRVAVSFVIGASGRITTAKVAESSLGSRMVENCMLQRMKTWQFPRPVGQVNVDVLYPFELTRVSAR
- a CDS encoding tetratricopeptide repeat protein, whose product is MKTLNDILVLGAFLGGILSTPPAFAEKMAAGTQDLVIKKMERVLSALDKSDPAWLASQQRLADLLSERARTRFMLEVEANCEGCKGSKEDRQKAIKIYEMLLSEVKLNEHGPILFQLAHLYEMAGQADKAIALYENIIKDAKKKNINRDIVIRSHVGLGDLLFQKGRFVNAKENYQIALKDKTLENRYLTIYNVAWCDFNTDNLKSAIATLEDLLKDPAAITRETEEGSKYDAPFHTDILRDLAMFYTKQDVTTREISKFENLTPEDKRKDLLLYFAKETDRIGQKKAAQEIMSRYMAHSALSKEERIEASIQLAQINYDRGQTSESVSEFSKAAAALQKAGCSGDKCAELQKSMKRYVTELHRSKKLKPDQDLMSAYITYNKTFPADMEMTQRGASVAMEMNNFPIAVALYRTVSESRQFSQKERNEALLHEVSAAEKSKNPQLQREAYLHYLKYAPRDAKSFEVKYQLAYLSYTQKKFADAAESFEELAKDKSGTADLRKKSADLSLDALAQMKNEKVLEELAWDYSEIFPSARPEFESIALKSLMNRVARTANDSKSTKSDLQKALNSLDADKVKNANNQEKILFFNNQAVLAKKLDEEKIYVNALSSLMAVPGLTAVQRENALEQLTGFYEKKLDFRNAYATALRMDLAKISEKEKEFRLGTLADLAGLNASKHYHKSLAAGLRGERALVVRSRLVLTSENPVKELKAQAAELKQRPALLNETVLLVYAKNENATALKSVLEMKELRKQSAPLFIKKQDFYEKVLQTKASISGHQLNASKDRLLQKTIAERVALLKKADKILAESLTLKDVTAQMMSLNLVSSENERMVRDLAGLPLPAHLTPQEQNQYVSLLKAQSKPFLFKARVAQQKQQEIWNKSPALAQIIRDYKIARAELRPLLARELTLLNQIPGKGAMKSALEDALDERPFSSRDLASARKSVAEDPANIREIENLKLIETKIGHPLMPSYLEARISHLQKGKSL